Part of the Pseudarthrobacter sp. NBSH8 genome is shown below.
ATCCGAACAGACGGACGAGCCGTTTTTGATGTCCCCCACGTGGGTGACAAACTTCAGCGCGCTGTCGGCATTGATGTCCTGGATCCGCGCAGGGAACTTCGCGATTTCGGCGGCGCCGTAGGGGATGTCGCCAATGACGCCGAAGCTGAACCCCTGCTGGTTGTCGGCCGCATTGTCGGCGGCCACGGCGGGCTGGATCAGGGTGCCGGCACTGGCTGCGATGAGGGCCACAACGGCTGCGGTCTTGACTTTGTTCAGGCGCATGGGGAAGTCCTTACTCGGGCTCTGCGGTGATCCCGCCCGCGAGGGGCGTGAGCGGGTGCGTCAAAAGCATCCCCGCTGCGGAATAACAGCCAGGGACCCCTCGGTTTCGGGGCAATGAACAGCGAGCAACCCCGAAGGCAAACGGACGACGGCGGGAACCTCCCGCCGTCGCCCGTTTTCCCGGCGCGGTGGTTTCCTACGAGGTACGGAGCCGGCCGAGGCAGTAGTTTTTGACGCAGTGCCGGACCGGCCGCGGCAGCCGCGGATACACCAGGGCTGACCACCGGGTGGTGCGGTGGAACAGGCGGCTGTGGCGGTCGCTCCACGGCAGCCCGAAACCGGCGCGCAAGTGGTCCGGCAGCAGGCCGGCGGTGATGAACCGGATCAGCGGCATGCTCATCCGAAGCCAGAGCGGACCGGCCAGTGGGTACAGGAGGTCGCGTCCGACGCCGGCGGTCACGGCGTCCAGTTCCAGACTCCGAAGGGACGCTTCCCAGTATGTCCTGAAGGCCGCGCGGTCGGCGGGCCACAGGTCCGCCGGCAATTGCAGGACTGTGCCGATTCTTGCGTAGTCGCTGTACATGAGGTCGGCTGCGTCGTCGTCCAGCGGGCCGTAGATTTTCTCGTAGACGGTGATGGCAGTGTCGTACAAGGTGGCCACCACCCATAATTGCGCCTGGGCATCGAACGCGCTGTACCCGTGGGAGCCGGCCTCGGGCTTGCGGCGGACCGCAGAGTGGGCGCGATTGACTTTGCGCCGCACGGCCGCGACCTGGTCCTCGGTGCCGTAAACCACGGCGTAGACGTAAGTGACAGTGGCCCGGAAGCGGTCCAGCGGCCGGGCAATAAAGTCACTGTGCTCGGCGACCCCATGGCCAACCGCGGGGTTGGCGATCTGCAGCAGGATGGCGCGGCCCGCCCCGGCGAGCAATACGCCTTCAGCACCGATATCGGCCAGGTTCCGCACCATGGACCCACGATACCGGAGAAGGCCACCGCGCCCGGAGGAAGCACCCAAGCTGGCGGGGAAGGTTGCCGGGACCGGCGGCAGCGCCTACGCCCATATTCCCGGCGAGCCCTATGTGTACGTCGCCGGCCAGATGACCCTCGATGCACCGGGCCTTGCGGACACACTGGCCTGGCCGGAGGGGCCGGCCCACATCCGTGCGATCATCATGCACGAGCTGGGGCCCGTCCTGGGGCTGGACCGCGTGGATGATCCCACGCAGCTCATGTATGCGGAAAACAGCGGGCAGTTCGGCTTTGGCGATGGCGACCGTGCGGGGCTGGCGTTGCTGGGAAACTGGGGAATGCGTGCCGCGGCTGTAACCGCGCGGTAACCACGGCGGGGCGGCTGACCGTTTGCCCGTCAGCGGACGACGGCGGGGACCTCCCGCCGTCGTCCGCTTTCCGTTTTGGCACTTCCCGGCATCGTCCCGGAAGTTGACACCCGCAGGTGCGTGCGGTTGACTTTTGCATATGCTGAAATAACAGTTCCATGATGCGGAATAAAATATCCGCATAGCCTTACACCGTGGATGCCAGCATCGAAACACGAGGACTTGCCTCATGCATCTTGAACAGTTCAACGCGGCCGGCCGCGCCGAGGCTGCCGATTTCCTGCGCCCCTGCCTGGACATCCAACGCTGGATCGACGAGCTCGCCGATGCGCGGCCCTATTCCAGTCACGACGCACTCTTGGCGGCCGGCCGGGGCGCAGCCAGTCCCTTCA
Proteins encoded:
- a CDS encoding oxygenase MpaB family protein; the protein is MVRNLADIGAEGVLLAGAGRAILLQIANPAVGHGVAEHSDFIARPLDRFRATVTYVYAVVYGTEDQVAAVRRKVNRAHSAVRRKPEAGSHGYSAFDAQAQLWVVATLYDTAITVYEKIYGPLDDDAADLMYSDYARIGTVLQLPADLWPADRAAFRTYWEASLRSLELDAVTAGVGRDLLYPLAGPLWLRMSMPLIRFITAGLLPDHLRAGFGLPWSDRHSRLFHRTTRWSALVYPRLPRPVRHCVKNYCLGRLRTS